The Accipiter gentilis chromosome 14, bAccGen1.1, whole genome shotgun sequence genome contains a region encoding:
- the SLC2A4RG gene encoding SLC2A4 regulator — MDPPRPPTVLLAAARRRRRDPPPPPPPEPGGGDAPKAPLPCCGRGLPAGAEGWLPHLGEPLPRREPASREAMLRVLDAGLERCLALHSAYIPVPRHRKLSGKAGIDEVMAATVLTSLSTSPLVLGHPPATPAPEPGGEVWKEAPAMSSSCSSSSNTSGDWSWDPPSDRSTPSTPSPPLSSHVPSTFLPAPLPDEGPDEPDGTHFVFGEPMPRKRKNSTKVMFKCLWKSCGKVLSSSSGMQKHIRTVHLGRKADPEQSDGEEDFYYTELDVDVDSLTDGLSSLTPVSPTSSVPPAFPGPEAQGPVPPALPSPDLALASPRSPPAPPGLCHVHTDHAYQGCPAPPRPPVPPTVPTPPPPKPPAIPRRPRGEAKKCRKVYGMENREMWCTACRWKKACQRFLD, encoded by the exons ATGGACCCCCCTCGCCCCCCTACGGTTTTATTAGCAGCCGCCCGCCGTCGCCGCCGCGatcctccgccgcctcctcctcccgaACCCGGTGGCGGCGACGCCCCGAAG GCTCCTCTCCCCTGTTgcggccgggggctgccggcgggAGCCGAGGGCTGGCTGCCACATCTGGGGGAGCCGCTGCCGCGCCGGGAGCCGGCCAGCCGGGAAGCGATGCTGCGGGTGCTGGACGCCGGGCTGGAGCGATGCCTGGCGCTGCATTCGGCGTACATCCCCGTACCCCGGCACAG GAAGCTCTCGGGCAAGGCGGGCATCGACGAGGTGATGGCGGCCACGGTGCTCACCAGCCTCTCCACCAGCCCACTGGTGCTCGGTCACCCGCCTGCCACCCCCGCCCCAG AGCCCGGCGGTGAGGTCTGGAAGGAGGCACCCGCCAtgtcctccagctgcagcagcagcagcaacaccagCGGGGACTGGAGCTGGGACCCCCCCAGCGACCGctccaccccctccaccccatcGCCCCCGCTCTCCAGCCACGTCCCCAGCACTTTcctgcccgccccgctgccggaCGAGGGCCCCGACGAGCCCGACGGCACCCACTTCGTCTTCGGAGAGCCCATGCCGCGGAAGAGGAAG AACTCCACCAAGGTGATGTTCAAGTGCTTGTGGAAGAGCTGCGGCAAAGtcctcagcagctcctcagggATGCAGAAGCACATCCGAACTGTGCACCTTGG CCGGAAAGCCGACCCCGAGCAGAGCGACGGCGAGGAGGACTTCTACTACACGGAGCTGGACGTGGACGTGGACTCGCTGACGGACGGGCTCTCCAGCCTGACGCCCGTCTCCCCCACCTCCTCGGTGCCGCCCGCCTTCCCCGGCCCCGAGGCGCAGGGTCCGGTGCCGCCGGCGTTGCCGAGCCCCGACCTGGCGTTGgcctccccccgcagccccccggcccccccaggtCTCTGCCACGTCCACACCGACCACGCGTACCAg ggctgcccggcccccccgcgGCCACCGGTGCCCCCCACCGTGCCCACCCCACCGCCACCCAAGCCGCCTGCCATCCCCAG GAGGCCGCGGGGGGAGGCCAAGAAGTGCCGCAAGGTGTACGGCATGGAGAACCGGGAGATGTGGTGCACGGCGTGCCGCTGGAAGAAGGCTTGCCAACGCTTCCTCGACTGA